Proteins co-encoded in one Euleptes europaea isolate rEulEur1 chromosome 1, rEulEur1.hap1, whole genome shotgun sequence genomic window:
- the NDST1 gene encoding bifunctional heparan sulfate N-deacetylase/N-sulfotransferase 1, which translates to MTLLVRLRRSFRQVSPQLVLFLLFAFCLLSVFVSAYYLYGWKRGLEPSGDIPSPDCDEPKVAPSRLLPLKPIKVVDSSRTDPLVLVFVESLYSQLGQEIVAILESSRFKYLTEIAPGKGDMPTLTDKDRGRFALIIYENILKYVNLDAWNRELLDKYCVEYGVGIIGFFKANENSLLSAQLKGFPLFLHSNLALKDCSINPKSPLLYITRPSEVEKGLLPGEDWTVFQSNHSTYEPVLLAKTKSAESILHMSIDAALHTTVVQDLGLHDGIQRVLFGNNLNFWLHKLVFVDAVSFLTGKRLSLPLDRYILVDIDDIFVGKEGTRMKVEDVKALFDTQIELRTHIPNFTFNLGYSGKFFHTGTDAEDEGDDLLLSYMKEFWWFPHMWSHMQPHLFHNQSVLAEQMTMNKKFAVEHGIPTDMGYAVAPHHSGVYPVHMQLYEAWKQVWGIRVTSTEEYPHLKPARYRRGFIHNGIMVLPRQTCGLFTHTIFYNEYPGGSSELDKIINGGELFLTVLLNPISIFMTHLSNYGNDRLGLYTFRHLVRFLNSWTNLKLQTLPPVQLAQKYFQIFSEEKDPLWQDPCEDKRHKDIWSKEKTCDRFPKLLIIGPQKTGTTALYLFLGMHPDLSSNYPSSETFEEIQFFNGHNYHKGIDWYMEFFPIPSNTTSDFYFEKSANYFDSEVAPRRAAALLSKARIITILINPADRAYSWYQHQRAHDDPIALKYTFHEVITAGTESSQKLRTLQNRCLVPGWYATHIERWLNNFHANQILVLDGKLLRTEPAKVMETVQKFLGVTNIIDYHKTLAFDPKKGFWCQLLEGGKTKCLGKSKGRKYPEMDLDSRAFLRDYYRDHNIELSKLLYKMGQTLPTWLREELQNTR; encoded by the exons ATGACTTTGTTGGTAAGACTCCGGAGGAGTTTCCGCCAGGTGTCTCCTCAGCTGGTGCTGTTCCTGCTGTTTGCCTTCTGCCTGCTCAGTGTTTTTGTCTCAGCGTATTATTTATATGGGTGGAAGAGGGGACTGGAGCCCTCTGGGGACATCCCCAGCCCGGACTGCGATGAACCGAAGGTTGCTCCCTCACGCTTGCTTCCGCTAAAGCCCATCAAAGTGGTCGATTCTTCTCGCACAGACCCTTTGGTTCTCGTGTTTGTGGAAAGCCTTTACTCTCAGCTGGGCCAGGAGATTGTGGCCATCTTGGAATCCAGCCGTTTCAAATACCTGACAGAGATTGCTCCCGGGAAGGGGGACATGCCCACGCTGACAGACAAGGACCGAGGACGCTTCGCACTGATCATCTACGAGAACATTCTGAAGTACGTGAACCTGGACGCTTGGAACCGTGAGCTCTTGGACAAGTACTGCGTGGAGTACGGTGTTGGAATCATTGGCTTTTTCAAG GCCAATGAGAACAGCTTACTGAGTGCTCAGCTGAAAGgcttccccctctttctccacTCCAACCTTGCGCTTAAGGACTGTAGCATCAACCCCAAGTCTCCACTGCTGTACATCACGCGGCCCAGTGAGGTGGAGAAGGGCCTGCTTCCAGGGGAGGACTGGACCGTCTTCCAGTCGAATCATTCCACCTATGAACCTGTCCTCCTCGCCAAGACCAAGTCAGCAGAATCCATCCTGCACATGAGCATTGATGCTGCACTCCACACCACTGTGGTACAGGACCTGGGCCTCCATGACGGCATCCAGAGAGTCCTCTTTGGTAACAACCTCAACTTCTGGCTGCACAAACTGGTCTTTGTGGACGCTGTTTCTTTTCTCACTGGCAAgaggctttccctcccccttgatCGCTACATCTTGGTGGACATTGACGATATCTTTGTCGGCAAAGAAGGCACTCGCATGAAAGTGGAAGATGTCAAG GCTTTATTTGACACCCAGATTGAACTGCGCACTCACATCCCAAATTTCACCTTCAATCTGGGTTACTCAGGGAAATTCTTCCATACAG GTACAGATGCAGAAGATGAGGGAGATGACCTGCTTCTCTCCTACATGAAGGAGTTCTGGTGGTTCCCCCACATGTGGAGCCACATGCAGCCTCACCTTTTCCATAACCAGTCTGTGTTGGCTGAGCAAATGACCATGAACAAGAAATTTGCTGTT GAGCATGGCATTCCCACTGACATGGGATATGCTGTGGCGCCCCATCATTCAGGAGTGTACCCAGTCCACATGCAGCTGTATGAAGCATGGAAACAGGTGTGGGGGATCAGAGTCACCAGCACCGAAGAGTATCCTCACCTCAAGCCAGCCCGCTACCGACGTGGCTTCATCCACAATGGCATCATG GTTCTCCCCCGGCAGACGTGCGGCTTGTTCACACACACCATATTCTATAACGAATATCCCGGTGGCTCCAGTGAACTGGATAAGATCATCAACGGCGGCGAGCTGTTCCTGACTGTGCTACTTAACCCC atcAGTATCTTCATGACCCACCTCTCAAATTATGGCAACGACCGCCTGGGTTTGTACACCTTTAGACACCTGGTCCGTTTCCTCAACTCCTGGACTAACTTGAAACTGCAGACGCTGCCGCCTGTGCAACTAGCGCAGAAGTATTTCCAGATATTCTCAGAGGAGAAAGACCCGCTGTGGCAG GATCCTTGCGAGGACAAACGCCACAAGGATATCTGGTCCAAAGAGAAGACCTGTGATCGGTTCCCGAAGCTGCTAATCATTGGTCCTCAGAAGACAG GTACCACAGCCCTCTATCTGTTCCTGGGGATGCACCCTGACCTGAGCAGTAACTATCCAAGTTCAGAGACCTTTGAGGAGATCCAGTTCTTCAATGGGCATAATTACCACAAGGGCATTGACTG GTATATGGAGTTCTTCCCCATCCCTTCCAACACCACTTCTGACTTCTATTTTGAGAAGAGTGCCAATTACTTTGACTCGGAAGTGGCACCGAGGCGGGCTGCCGCGCTGCTTTCCAAGGCTAGAATAATCACCATTCTCATCAACCCGGCAGATCGGGCTTACTCCTGGTACCAG CACCAGCGAGCACATGACGACCCAATTGCCCTGAAGTACACCTTCCATGAGGTGATCACAGCTGGGACTGAGTCCTCACAGAAGCTCCGTACCTTACAGAACCGCTGCCTAGTACCAGGCTGGTATGCAACCCACATCGAACGCTGGTTGAATAATTTCCATGCCAACCAG ATTCTTGTCCTGGACGGCAAGCTGCTACGCACAGAACCAGCCAAAGTGATGGAAACAGTCCAGAAGTTTCTCGGGGTAACAAACATCATAGACTACCACAAAACTCTTGC GTTTGATCCCAAGAAAGGATTCTGGTGCCAACTACTGGAGGGAGGGAAAACCAAGTGCTTGGGGAAAAGTAAAGGAAGGAAATATCCAGAGATGGATTTAGAT TCAAGAGCGTTCCTGAGGGACTATTACCGGGACCACAACATAGAGCTATCCAAGCTACTGTACAAAATGGGCCAGACTCTGCCAACTTGGCTGCGGGAGGAACTTCAGAACACCAGATAG